A portion of the Punica granatum isolate Tunisia-2019 chromosome 7, ASM765513v2, whole genome shotgun sequence genome contains these proteins:
- the LOC116213689 gene encoding alpha-1,6-mannosyl-glycoprotein 2-beta-N-acetylglucosaminyltransferase — MAGYKKLRSQSAACRRFLFLFVFTLFGVGLSVFVLRTNSVSSIAKEPADESGHDGGSSWPQNPNLPKQSELSARLDKQNQLPPRNRDMFPHLAKDHITIVLYVHNRPQYLRVVVKSLSQVVGISETLLIVSHDGYFKEMNAIVEGIKFCQVKQIYAPYSPHLFPDSFPGVSPRDCKDKDDAGKIKCQGNPDQYGNHRSPKIVSLKHHWWWMMNTVWDGLKETRDNSGHILFIEEDHFIFPNAYRNLQALARLKPQKCPDCYAANLAPSDVKSRGEGWESLIAERMGNVGYSFNRTVWRKIHKKAREFCFFDDYNWDITMWATVYPSFGGPVYTLRGPRTSAVHFGKCGLHQGRGERSACIDNGEFNIDVDDIDKVRNIKPQWNVHVYENQPGYKAGFKGWGGWADQRDLQLCLAFAHLYHTAESASS; from the coding sequence ATGGCTGGTTACAAGAAACTGCGGTCCCAAAGTGCGGCTTGTCGCCgattcctcttcctctttgtATTTACATTGTTCGGGGTTGGGCTGTCTGTATTCGTGCTTCGGACAAATTCGGTTTCGAGTATTGCGAAGGAGCCTGCTGATGAATCGGGGCATGATGGCGGAAGCAGTTGGCCGCAGAATCCTAATCTTCCCAAACAGAGTGAGCTTTCTGCTAGGTTAGATAAGCAGAATCAGTTGCCCCCAAGAAACAGAGATATGTTCCCTCATTTAGCAAAAGATCATATAACCATCGTCCTGTATGTCCACAATCGGCCCCAATACCTCAGAGTAGTCGTCAAGAGCTTATCCCAGGTGGTCGGGATTAGCGAGACTCTTCTTATTGTTAGCCACGATGGGTACTTCAAAGAAATGAATGCGATAGTTGAGGGAATAAAGTTTTGCCAAGTGAAGCAGATTTATGCCCCTTATTCGCCCCACCTTTTCCCGGACAGCTTCCCAGGTGTATCTCCAAGGGATTGCAAGGACAAGGATGATGCCGGAAAGATCAAATGCCAGGGGAATCCTGATCAGTACGGGAACCACCGATCGCCAAAGATTGTTTCCTTGAAGCATCACTGGTGGTGGATGATGAACACCGTTTGGGATGGGTTGAAGGAGACTCGGGACAATTCAGGTCATATCCTCTTCATCGAAGAGGACCACTTCATCTTCCCGAATGCGTACCGGAACTTGCAGGCCCTCGCAAGGCTGAAGCCCCAGAAGTGCCCTGACTGCTATGCCGCAAACTTGGCGCCCTCTGATGTGAAATCAAGAGGGGAAGGATGGGAAAGTCTAATAGCAGAGAGGATGGGCAACGTGGGGTATTCCTTTAACAGAACAGTTTGGAGGAAAATCCACAAGAAGGCAAGGGAGTTCTGTTTCTTCGATGACTACAACTGGGACATAACAATGTGGGCTACAGTTTACCCTTCATTCGGGGGTCCTGTCTACACCCTCCGGGGGCCGCGCACCAGTGCTGTCCACTTTGGGAAGTGTGGGTTGCACCAGGGACGGGGAGAGAGGAGCGCTTGCATCGATAATGGGGAGTTCAACATTGATGTTGATGATATTGATAAGGTCAGGAACATAAAACCTCAGTGGAATGTTCATGTCTATGAGAACCAGCCTGGGTATAAAGCCGGGTTCAAGGGTTGGGGAGGGTGGGCCGATCAGAGGGACCTCCAGCTTTGCTTAGCGTTCGCCCACTTGTATCACACTGCAGAGTCAGCGTCATCTTGA